A window of the Desulfocurvus vexinensis DSM 17965 genome harbors these coding sequences:
- a CDS encoding helix-turn-helix domain-containing protein yields MNVHAAAGPGRHRKPYRIREYLDAKGMNMADIARELGVSIQAVSATVRGSRNHRRVLVALRDLGCPLDALSLPEDMKNDELTRKAG; encoded by the coding sequence ATGAACGTCCATGCGGCTGCCGGGCCTGGTCGACACAGGAAGCCCTACCGCATCCGGGAGTATCTGGACGCCAAGGGAATGAACATGGCCGACATCGCCAGGGAGCTTGGCGTCTCCATCCAGGCCGTGTCGGCCACGGTTCGCGGCAGCAGGAACCACCGCAGGGTCCTGGTCGCCTTGCGTGACCTCGGATGCCCTCTCGACGCGCTGAGTCTGCCCGAAGACATGAAGAACGACGAACTGACCCGCAAGGCAGGCTGA
- a CDS encoding DNA-binding protein, producing MAASSTNNSTYSTRELSDLISVSRQAIDQRAKREGWASRPRQGRGGGNEWLVSSMPEETRLAIAKHEAERAAQSEIVTEVCDRMGRRGEAAVVPVAGLPERAQRRGEARAMVLTLFDGWRKTSGLPTGRARVEFCKLYNGGQDREALAVPDWVREHVATVSKNTLINWAKALRNKGVAALAGRYGQHRRGTGVIDSNPELRDLVVGMLYKYPGISAQSMKEAIEARFARPCQPSLRTLSRWLTKYREANDSLLTRCANPDGWRNTHLSATGNASEEVVRLNQRWEYDSTVADVMLADGRRHHIIGILDVWSRRVRFLVSRTSKTAAIKALTRRCILEWGVPEEAKTDNGADYVSYEMQRCFLWLGVTQNLCTPFNPQEKPHIERVFKTFLHGVFELLEGYVGHSVVDRKAIESRKSFADRLRKKEFKDTPVDMRLTAEELQEFCDWWTSTMYEHKTHGSLGVSPFQQAASWRGVVERLEGDNAERALDVLLSPAVGKDGWRTVSKKGLKVDRFLYDHPALRLEDEVPGGRVRVLLDEADAGYVYCFNESNEFVCRAMCPELLGISRQELAEACKAAQAEYLGEATRDLQRTAKRARVDTILQDIVAHASRKAANISALPQPAESYSNHALRESGKAFAATQAPQPQPLTEEQAARREELKRRFQGKVSTLPTETPAAREQRLRKERFAEAEELEAQLEAGQPIPDEKAAWLANYRALPEYRVQKAHQQHVQQFMAQTKKEHPAAQIG from the coding sequence ATGGCCGCAAGCAGCACCAACAATAGCACCTACAGCACAAGGGAATTGAGCGATCTCATAAGTGTGTCTCGGCAGGCGATCGACCAGCGAGCAAAGCGCGAAGGCTGGGCCTCGCGCCCGCGCCAGGGCCGGGGCGGCGGCAATGAGTGGCTGGTGTCCTCAATGCCGGAGGAGACGCGCCTAGCCATTGCGAAGCATGAGGCAGAGCGGGCCGCGCAGTCCGAGATCGTGACCGAGGTCTGCGACCGGATGGGGCGCAGGGGCGAGGCTGCGGTGGTGCCCGTGGCGGGGCTGCCGGAGCGGGCGCAGCGGCGCGGCGAGGCCCGCGCGATGGTGCTGACGCTGTTCGACGGCTGGCGCAAGACCTCCGGGCTGCCCACGGGGCGCGCCCGGGTCGAGTTCTGCAAGCTCTACAACGGCGGCCAGGACCGCGAGGCCCTTGCCGTGCCCGACTGGGTGCGGGAGCACGTGGCCACCGTCTCCAAGAATACCCTCATCAACTGGGCCAAGGCCCTGCGCAACAAGGGCGTCGCGGCCCTGGCCGGGCGCTACGGCCAGCACCGCCGGGGCACGGGCGTTATCGACAGCAATCCGGAGCTGCGGGATTTGGTTGTGGGCATGCTCTACAAGTATCCCGGGATCAGTGCTCAAAGCATGAAGGAGGCCATTGAAGCCCGGTTTGCGCGCCCCTGCCAGCCGTCTTTGCGCACCCTCTCCCGCTGGCTGACCAAGTACCGGGAAGCCAACGACAGTCTGCTCACGCGCTGCGCGAACCCGGACGGCTGGCGCAACACGCACCTGTCGGCCACGGGCAACGCCTCCGAGGAAGTCGTCCGCCTGAACCAGCGCTGGGAGTACGACTCCACGGTGGCGGATGTGATGCTGGCGGACGGGCGGCGGCATCACATCATCGGCATCCTCGACGTGTGGTCGCGGCGGGTGCGCTTCCTGGTCTCGCGCACGTCGAAGACGGCGGCCATCAAAGCCCTGACCAGGCGCTGCATCCTGGAGTGGGGTGTGCCGGAGGAAGCCAAGACGGACAACGGCGCGGACTATGTCTCCTACGAGATGCAGCGTTGCTTCCTGTGGCTGGGTGTCACCCAGAACCTCTGTACGCCGTTCAACCCCCAGGAGAAACCCCACATCGAACGGGTGTTCAAGACCTTTTTACACGGCGTTTTCGAGCTGCTTGAAGGCTACGTCGGCCATAGCGTCGTGGACCGTAAGGCCATCGAAAGCCGTAAATCCTTCGCCGATCGGCTGCGCAAGAAGGAATTCAAGGACACGCCTGTGGATATGCGTCTAACCGCCGAGGAGCTGCAAGAGTTCTGCGACTGGTGGACGAGCACGATGTACGAGCACAAGACGCACGGCTCCCTGGGCGTTTCGCCCTTCCAGCAGGCGGCCTCATGGCGCGGCGTGGTGGAGCGGCTCGAAGGCGACAACGCGGAGCGCGCCCTGGACGTCCTGCTGTCCCCGGCGGTCGGCAAGGACGGCTGGCGCACGGTGAGCAAGAAGGGCCTCAAGGTCGACCGGTTCCTGTACGACCACCCGGCCCTGCGCTTGGAGGACGAGGTGCCCGGCGGTCGGGTGCGCGTCCTGCTGGACGAGGCCGACGCGGGGTACGTCTACTGCTTCAACGAGAGCAACGAATTCGTGTGCCGGGCCATGTGCCCCGAGCTGTTGGGCATCTCGCGGCAGGAACTTGCGGAAGCCTGCAAGGCGGCCCAGGCGGAGTACCTGGGCGAGGCGACGCGGGATCTCCAGCGCACGGCCAAGCGGGCAAGGGTGGACACCATCCTGCAAGACATCGTGGCCCACGCCTCCCGCAAGGCCGCGAACATCAGCGCCCTGCCGCAGCCTGCCGAGAGCTACAGCAACCACGCCCTGCGCGAGTCCGGCAAGGCGTTCGCCGCAACCCAGGCCCCCCAGCCCCAGCCGCTCACCGAGGAGCAGGCCGCGCGCCGGGAAGAGCTCAAGCGCCGCTTCCAGGGCAAGGTCTCCACGCTGCCCACCGAGACTCCCGCAGCGCGTGAACAGCGCCTGCGCAAGGAGCGTTTCGCCGAGGCCGAGGAGCTGGAGGCGCAGCTCGAGGCGGGCCAGCCCATTCCCGACGAGAAGGCCGCGTGGCTGGCGAATTACCGGGCGCTGCCGGAATACCGGGTGCAGAAGGCGCACCAGCAGCATGTGCAACAGTTCATGGCCCAGACCAAGAAGGAACATCCCGCAGCCCAGATCGGCTAG
- a CDS encoding AAA family ATPase: MTSGNMTGTIAPLSNVALFSELMDRVVNRPRHLPGLGTFHGFSGYGKSFSAAYAANIYRALHVEVGASWTLKKFCQSVLRELGFVDKRRDPRTAQAVDVMGRTIPDMVEQIIEALAIEERPLIIDEFDHVTNWGEKSVNVIREILDKSQGAVVLIGEEGLPGKLMAWERVHNRVLDWVPAQPASCDDTLILAQLYCGGIEIAPDLAARITDLAEGRVRRICVNLERVREFAAGAGLGVVDLAAWGDRQLWSGKPPARRG, translated from the coding sequence ATGACGAGCGGTAACATGACGGGCACCATCGCACCCCTGAGCAACGTCGCGTTGTTCTCGGAGCTGATGGACAGGGTGGTCAACAGGCCCCGGCACCTGCCCGGGCTGGGCACGTTCCACGGCTTTTCCGGCTACGGGAAGTCGTTCAGCGCCGCTTACGCCGCGAACATCTACCGGGCGCTGCATGTGGAGGTCGGGGCCAGTTGGACGCTGAAGAAGTTCTGCCAGTCCGTGCTGCGCGAGCTGGGCTTCGTGGACAAACGCCGCGACCCCAGGACCGCCCAGGCTGTGGACGTCATGGGCCGCACCATCCCGGACATGGTCGAGCAGATCATTGAGGCGCTGGCCATTGAGGAACGCCCGCTGATCATCGACGAATTCGACCACGTCACGAACTGGGGCGAGAAGAGCGTCAACGTGATCCGCGAGATCCTGGACAAGAGCCAGGGCGCGGTGGTGCTCATCGGCGAGGAGGGGCTGCCCGGCAAGCTCATGGCCTGGGAGCGCGTCCACAACCGGGTGCTGGACTGGGTTCCCGCCCAGCCCGCCAGTTGCGACGACACGCTGATCCTGGCCCAGCTCTACTGCGGCGGGATTGAGATCGCCCCCGACCTGGCCGCCCGGATTACCGACCTGGCCGAGGGCCGGGTGAGGCGGATCTGCGTGAACCTGGAGCGCGTGCGCGAGTTCGCCGCCGGGGCCGGTTTGGGCGTCGTCGACCTCGCGGCCTGGGGCGACCGGCAGCTCTGGAGCGGCAAGCCTCCGGCGAGGAGGGGCTGA
- a CDS encoding host-nuclease inhibitor Gam family protein, producing MANRTKPKATIIGTLEQAEGALAEIAEIDRSVAAHEAQLNETVDQAKAEAKARCEPLLTRRKTLADALATFATLHREALFARRKSLALSFGTIGFRRVTKLLTLPKVTLGRVLERLHECGFLDAIRTKESVDKTAMQDWPDERLATVGMRRLSEDEFYIEVDQQRLGDEAA from the coding sequence ATGGCTAACAGGACAAAACCGAAGGCAACCATAATCGGCACCCTGGAGCAGGCGGAAGGGGCCTTGGCCGAAATCGCCGAGATCGACAGGAGCGTGGCCGCACACGAGGCGCAGCTCAACGAGACCGTCGACCAGGCCAAGGCCGAGGCCAAGGCGCGGTGTGAGCCGCTGCTTACGCGCCGCAAGACGCTGGCGGACGCCCTGGCCACCTTCGCCACCCTGCACCGGGAGGCGCTGTTCGCGCGCCGCAAGAGCCTCGCCCTGAGCTTCGGGACCATCGGCTTCCGCCGGGTCACCAAGCTCCTGACTCTGCCCAAGGTCACCCTGGGCCGCGTGCTTGAGCGCTTGCACGAATGCGGCTTCCTGGACGCAATCCGCACCAAGGAAAGCGTCGACAAGACCGCGATGCAGGACTGGCCGGACGAGCGCCTGGCCACGGTCGGCATGCGCAGACTGAGCGAGGACGAGTTCTACATCGAAGTCGACCAGCAGCGCCTGGGCGACGAAGCGGCGTAA
- a CDS encoding HU family DNA-binding protein translates to MNKKEFINAVHKHMSNEGGYNRATAELAVEGMIGTITNGLARGEDVVITGFGAFKTEGREARTGRNPKTGEPVQIPAKTVVKFKPGAGLKEKLNG, encoded by the coding sequence ATGAACAAGAAGGAATTCATCAACGCGGTCCACAAGCACATGAGCAACGAGGGCGGCTACAATCGAGCCACCGCTGAACTCGCCGTGGAAGGCATGATCGGAACGATCACCAACGGCCTGGCCCGGGGCGAGGACGTCGTCATCACCGGGTTCGGCGCCTTCAAGACCGAGGGCCGCGAGGCGCGCACCGGACGCAACCCCAAGACCGGGGAACCCGTGCAGATCCCGGCCAAGACGGTGGTCAAGTTCAAGCCCGGCGCGGGCCTCAAGGAGAAGCTCAATGGCTGA